A window of the Oncorhynchus masou masou isolate Uvic2021 chromosome 13, UVic_Omas_1.1, whole genome shotgun sequence genome harbors these coding sequences:
- the LOC135552579 gene encoding rho-related GTP-binding protein RhoU-like, producing the protein MSPPVPMDYNKTMAPPVPPHKHQTTRPGEAQERVLKCVLLGDGAVGKTSLVVSYTTNGYPTKYVPTAFDDFSAVVQVDGHPVRLQLCDTAGQDEFDKLRHFCYSRTDALLLCFSVVSPASFQNVWEKWVPEIRRRCPLVPMLLVGTQCDLREDVKVLIELARRRERPVAEVDARALADKVDAVAYVECSALTQKNLKEVFDAAIAVGMKHADRRARRERKVRSTADKMKTLSKSWWKKYFCIP; encoded by the exons ATGTCACCTCCAGTTCCAATGGATTATAACaagaccatggctcctccagtgCCGCCGCACAAACACCAAACTACCCGGCCAGGCGAGGCTCAGGAGCGGGTGTTGAAGTGCGTACTACTCGGCGATGGAGCGGTTGGGAAGACCAGCCTGGTTGTCAGCTACACAACAAATGGCTATCCAACGAAATACGTCCCCACCGCGTTTGATGACTTTTCAG cGGTGGTGCAGGTGGACGGACACCCTGTGAGACTACAGCTCTGTGACACTGCTGGACAG gaTGAATTCGATAAGCTCCGTCACTTCTGCTACTCGCGCACCGACGCCCTCCTCCTCTGCTTCAGCGTGGTCAGCCCTGCCTCCTTCCAGAatgtctgggagaagtgggtccCGGAGATCCGCCGGCGCTGCCCGCTCGTGCCCATGCTGCTGGTGGGAACCCAGTGTGACCTGCGCGAGGACGTCAAGGTGCTGATCGAGCTGGCCCGCCGGAGGGAGAGGCCCGTGGCCGAGGTGGACGCCCGCGCCCTGGCGGACAAAGTGGACGCCGTGGCGTACGTGGAGTGCTCGGCGCTCACCCAGAAGAACCTGAAGGAGGTGTTTGACGCGGCCATCGCTGTGGGGATGAAGCACGCCGATAGGAGGGCGCGGCGGGAGAGGAAGGTGCGCAGCACGGCCGATAAGATGAAGACACTGTCCAAGTCGTGGTGGAAGAAGTACTTCTGTATTCCGTAG